In Fervidobacterium nodosum Rt17-B1, one genomic interval encodes:
- the hydG gene encoding [FeFe] hydrogenase H-cluster radical SAM maturase HydG — protein sequence MFVFTKELESEKTFIPEDEIFELLETTKNPDSVRVREILEKSLNKNRLEPEEVATLLNVEDKDLLEEIFHAARTLKERIYGNRIVLFAPLYIGNDCVNDCVYCGFRTSNPEVYRKTLTFDELRNEVKALVSKGHKRLIVVYGEHPRYSPEFIAETIRIIYDTKVGNGEIRRVNVNAAPQTVEGYKIIKEAGIGTFQIFQETYHQPTYKKLHPRGPKSNYAWRLYGLDRAMLAGIDDVGIGALFGLYDWKYEVMGLIYHTIHLEERFGVGPHTISFPRIEPAVGSEISYNPPHRVSDENFKKLVAIIRLAVPYTGMILTAREPAELRKEVLKMGVSQIDGGSSIGIGSYSQEDPEKVKKSQFILGDNRTLEEVIYDLLKEGYIPSFCTACYRMGRTGEHFMEFAIPGFVKRFCTPNALFTLREYLNDYASEETKRLGHELIKTELERVNNRDLVEKYLQRIDSGERDVRF from the coding sequence ATGTTTGTGTTCACGAAAGAGTTGGAAAGTGAAAAGACGTTCATCCCAGAAGATGAAATATTCGAGTTACTCGAAACAACAAAAAATCCAGATTCTGTTAGAGTTAGAGAAATCCTTGAGAAATCTTTGAATAAGAATCGCTTAGAGCCAGAAGAAGTGGCAACTTTACTAAACGTTGAAGACAAAGACTTGCTTGAAGAGATTTTTCATGCTGCAAGGACTTTAAAAGAAAGGATATACGGTAACAGGATAGTTTTATTCGCACCTTTGTACATTGGAAATGATTGTGTTAATGATTGTGTTTACTGCGGTTTCCGTACGTCAAATCCAGAGGTGTACCGCAAAACTCTGACTTTTGATGAATTGAGGAATGAAGTTAAAGCTTTGGTGTCTAAAGGGCATAAGAGGTTGATAGTTGTCTATGGTGAGCATCCTCGTTACAGCCCAGAGTTTATAGCCGAAACTATAAGGATAATATATGATACTAAAGTCGGAAACGGTGAAATAAGAAGGGTAAATGTCAATGCTGCACCACAGACTGTTGAAGGGTATAAAATCATAAAAGAAGCGGGAATAGGTACGTTCCAGATATTCCAAGAAACTTATCATCAGCCAACTTATAAGAAATTACACCCACGTGGTCCAAAATCAAATTACGCTTGGCGATTGTATGGGCTTGATAGAGCTATGTTAGCTGGTATAGATGATGTTGGTATTGGAGCTTTATTTGGATTGTACGATTGGAAGTATGAAGTTATGGGACTTATTTACCATACGATACACCTCGAGGAAAGATTCGGTGTGGGTCCTCACACAATATCTTTCCCAAGGATAGAACCAGCAGTTGGTAGTGAGATATCGTATAATCCACCACACAGAGTTAGTGACGAGAATTTCAAAAAGTTGGTTGCAATAATTAGACTTGCCGTTCCATACACAGGTATGATTCTTACCGCAAGGGAACCGGCGGAATTGAGAAAAGAAGTACTGAAAATGGGTGTGTCTCAGATAGATGGTGGTTCAAGCATAGGTATAGGTTCGTACTCTCAAGAAGATCCGGAAAAAGTTAAGAAAAGTCAATTCATTTTAGGTGATAACCGAACTCTTGAAGAGGTTATTTACGATCTTCTCAAAGAGGGATATATTCCTTCGTTCTGTACAGCGTGTTACAGAATGGGAAGAACTGGAGAGCACTTTATGGAATTCGCAATCCCTGGTTTTGTTAAAAGGTTCTGCACGCCTAACGCTCTTTTCACGTTGAGAGAATATTTAAACGATTACGCTTCAGAAGAGACAAAAAGATTGGGTCATGAACTCATAAAGACCGAGCTTGAAAGAGTTAACAATAGGGATTTAGTTGAGAAGTACCTCCAAAGAATCGATAGTGGTGAGAGAGATGTCAGATTTTAA
- a CDS encoding TM1266 family iron-only hydrogenase system putative regulator translates to MVEQNERYYTVDIIVIDRNNAYSKVNELLHQYSDIIKLRVGYPVPDENIAIVFLIVKATNDIVGAFTGKIGNIKGVKVKSIAVN, encoded by the coding sequence ATGGTTGAACAAAATGAAAGATATTACACAGTGGACATCATTGTAATTGATAGGAACAACGCTTATTCTAAGGTAAATGAATTGCTTCATCAATATTCGGATATTATAAAACTTCGGGTTGGGTATCCTGTTCCAGACGAAAATATCGCGATAGTTTTTTTGATTGTTAAAGCTACGAACGATATTGTGGGTGCATTTACTGGAAAGATAGGAAATATAAAGGGTGTAAAGGTTAAAAGTATAGCCGTTAATTAA
- the hydE gene encoding [FeFe] hydrogenase H-cluster radical SAM maturase HydE: MIEIKKIQNVDLDYLTYLLSTDEHNEEIFKVADEVRRKYVGTEVHLRAIIEFSNYCSQHCLYCGLRAENRNLNRYRMTEEEILERARLIAKLGIKTIVLQSGEDPYYTTERISYLITEIKKLDVAITLSIGERDFEEYKIWKELGADRYLMRHETASPELYAKLHPGDSFENRKAHLFELKRLGYETGAGCMVGLPGQTPYDMALDLAFLKELDADMIGIGPFIPNPDTPLANQGGGTLKDTLKMVALARIVVPTANIPATTALGSIDPFGRQMGLKCGANVIMPNLTPNPYRPNYSLYPGKICLFEKDTACVECTKAMIKGVGLVVGEGYGYRRKINIEEYKITAVGD, translated from the coding sequence ATGATAGAAATAAAAAAGATACAAAATGTTGATTTGGATTATCTAACTTATCTCTTGAGTACAGATGAACATAACGAAGAGATATTTAAAGTAGCTGATGAGGTAAGAAGAAAATACGTAGGTACAGAAGTACATCTGAGAGCTATTATTGAATTTTCAAATTACTGTTCACAGCATTGTCTTTACTGTGGTCTGAGGGCTGAGAATAGAAATTTAAATAGGTATAGAATGACGGAGGAAGAAATTTTAGAAAGAGCAAGGTTGATTGCCAAACTTGGTATAAAGACAATAGTGTTGCAGTCTGGAGAGGACCCTTACTATACAACGGAAAGGATAAGTTACCTTATTACTGAGATAAAAAAGCTCGATGTAGCTATAACTTTGAGCATAGGGGAAAGAGATTTTGAAGAGTACAAAATTTGGAAGGAACTTGGTGCTGATAGATACCTTATGCGTCATGAGACAGCTTCACCAGAATTGTACGCAAAACTCCATCCAGGTGATTCTTTCGAGAATAGAAAAGCACACCTATTTGAGTTGAAAAGACTCGGGTATGAAACGGGAGCAGGCTGTATGGTTGGGCTTCCCGGTCAAACACCTTACGATATGGCTTTAGATTTGGCTTTTCTCAAAGAATTGGATGCGGATATGATAGGTATTGGACCGTTTATACCAAATCCAGATACACCTCTTGCGAATCAAGGTGGAGGAACATTAAAAGACACTTTAAAAATGGTGGCACTTGCACGAATTGTAGTACCAACAGCAAATATACCAGCTACAACAGCGTTGGGTTCTATAGACCCGTTTGGTAGGCAAATGGGATTAAAGTGTGGAGCGAATGTGATTATGCCGAATTTAACACCGAATCCCTACAGACCAAATTACTCCCTATATCCCGGTAAAATCTGCTTATTTGAAAAAGATACCGCCTGCGTCGAGTGTACAAAAGCGATGATTAAAGGTGTGGGACTTGTCGTTGGAGAAGGTTACGGATACAGAAGAAAAATAAATATTGAAGAATATAAAATAACAGCTGTTGGTGATTAA
- a CDS encoding ABC transporter permease: protein MQKRINYLIGIVVIFLIWTIASYFINSQLILPDPLVILRTMLQELSKDILWNSLFYTLLKVVVVLFLTVLFGVFIGFIIGLNETLYEIFRPFVLFIQAFPIITWLALVMFIWGIGWTGPVVVSFLSLLPHAILSTAIGIQTTDKRLIEMAQVYNVKRSKVVKDIYLGSILPQFVSTIQVVIGNVWKVVVVSEYMCGDKGIGVLIAWARQSVSVEKVYAYTMIIITIGLFVENFVNVVTKKAIQKWSIA, encoded by the coding sequence ATGCAGAAAAGAATAAATTACTTAATAGGTATAGTTGTTATATTTCTTATTTGGACAATAGCTTCGTATTTTATTAATTCACAACTTATACTCCCTGATCCATTAGTGATTTTAAGAACGATGTTGCAAGAACTCTCAAAAGATATACTTTGGAACAGCCTATTTTACACGCTTTTAAAGGTTGTTGTCGTGCTTTTTCTAACGGTTTTATTTGGTGTTTTTATTGGATTTATTATTGGGCTTAACGAGACTTTGTATGAAATCTTCAGACCATTTGTTCTTTTTATCCAAGCTTTTCCGATAATAACTTGGCTTGCTTTGGTTATGTTCATATGGGGAATTGGATGGACAGGTCCGGTAGTTGTTAGTTTCCTATCTTTACTTCCTCACGCGATACTATCCACAGCTATAGGTATACAAACAACGGATAAACGCTTAATCGAAATGGCTCAGGTGTACAATGTTAAAAGGTCTAAAGTTGTGAAAGATATATACCTTGGGTCTATATTGCCACAATTCGTAAGTACAATTCAAGTTGTTATCGGAAATGTTTGGAAGGTTGTCGTTGTTTCGGAATACATGTGCGGTGATAAGGGTATAGGTGTGCTTATCGCTTGGGCGAGGCAGTCTGTTTCTGTTGAAAAAGTTTACGCTTACACGATGATAATAATTACAATAGGGCTATTTGTTGAAAACTTTGTTAACGTAGTCACAAAGAAAGCTATTCAAAAATGGAGTATAGCGTGA